The following proteins are encoded in a genomic region of Astatotilapia calliptera chromosome 22, fAstCal1.2, whole genome shotgun sequence:
- the LOC113014653 gene encoding death-associated protein kinase 2 produces MAVFKPENVEDFYEIGEVLGSGHFGQVRQVRERTSGNFWAGKFLKIRKVACSRLGLDRSSVEREVEILQAVQHPNIVALKDVFESRAEVVLILELVSGGELFDFIAEKENLLETEAIEFMKQILEGLKFIHCKNIAHFDLKPENIMLSDKVSKPPNIKLIDFGLAHLFHPGEEYKSTSGTPQYIAPEVISCQPLSTAADMWSIGVITYILLSGLSPFQGDTDEETLGNVIGMKYEFNEHYFSLTSPMAKDFIQKLLMKNPEDRMTAEECLLHPWIKPITPKQVAKRNRSSINMKNFKKFNARRKWKMSYNMVSACNRLVNLRLPRKDTLSPDPLQRQCESDVEDTESKPASLLRRRLSSSS; encoded by the exons ATGGCTGTCTTCAAACCTGAGAATGTGGAAGACTTCTATGAGATTGGGGAAGTTCTGGGAAG TGGGCATTTTGGCCAGGTTCGCCAGGTTCGGGAGCGGACCTCTGGGAACTTTTGGGCAGGCAAATTCCTGAAGATTCGGAAGGTTGCATGCAGCCGTCTTGGCCTGGACAGGAGCAGCGTGGAGCGAGAGGTGGAGATCCTCCAGGCTGTCCAACATCCAAACATTGTGGCTCTCAAAGATGTTTTTGAAAGTCGCGCTGAAGTGGTGCTCATTCTGGAGCT TGTCAGTGGAGGGGAGCTGTTTGACTTTATTGCTGAGAAAGAGAACCTGTTGGAAACTGAGGCCATTGAATTCATGAAGCAGATACTGGAGGGTCTGAAATTCATACACTGCAAAAACATTGCCCACTTTGACCTCAAG CCAGAAAATATCATGCTGTCAGACAAAGTGTCAAAACCTCCCAACATCAAACTCATAGACTTTGGCCTGGCTCACTTGTTTCACCCGGGAGAGGAGTACAAGAGCACAAGTGGTACTCCACAGTACATTG CCCCTGAGGTCATCAGCTGCCAGCCTCTGAGTACAGCAGCAGATATGTG GAGCATTGGAGTTATTACCTACATATT ATTGAGTGGTTTGTCACCATTCCAAGGCGACACTGATGAAGAGACTCTGGGAAACGTCATTGGCATGAAATACGAGTTTAATGAGCACTACTTCAGCCTGACAAGCCCCATGGCGAAAGATTTCATCCAGAAACTGTTGATGAAGAATCCAGA AGACAGAATGACAGCTGAGGAGTGTCTGCTTCATCCATGGATTAAG CCCATCACACCTAAACAGGTTGCCAAAAGAAATCGATCCTCAATTAATATGAAGAACTTTAAGAAGTTCAATGCCCGAAGGAAGTGGAAG ATGTCTTACAATATGGTGTCGGCATGTAATCGGCTCGTAAATTTGAGACTGCCGCGTAAAGACACCCTGAGTCCAGATCCACTACAG CGGCAATGTGAAAGCGACGTAGAGGACACTGAGAGCAAGCCGGCCTCGCTGCTACGGCGAAGACTCAGCAGCAGTTCATAG